The DNA sequence TTAAGTTGAGCTAATTCTTGAATGCTTGATTCTAATTTAGGAGTATCTAACCATATGTCGCTATCATTTTTTGTAATCCAGACTCCTCTAATTTCCGAAGGGGATGTTTGACCCCATATTTTTGAAGGTTGGGGCAGTGTGATGACCATTAGTAGGGAGATAATAAACAAAATTACTATTTTTTTCATTCTTCAACTATCATTAAATTTTATAGGTCGTTTTATTGTTGTCTAAAAAGCGTGGTTACTTGTTTTTGATATTTTTTTTCATTTCAAATAATTTTCACTTTCACCATAATATCAGATGAAAAATTTTCTTATGATTTTCGCAGGTGGATTATATCGAAATAGCTTCAGTTTGATATAAGAATATCTGATTTAGACAGGTATCAAATATTCAGATGGCATATTTTCTCAACATTTATTAGTGAGTTAAAGAATTAAAAATCAACAAATTCCCACAAATTTGATATTGTTGCTAAATCAATGAGGGCAATAAGAGTTATTTTGTCGAGGTAACAATTATTTTTCTCATTTTCTAAAATGGCTGTTTTTTGCTTTTTTCAAAGTGTTAATACAGATTACCGAACAATTGAATGTACCCTCAGACACAGACTAACCCTAATCCTATGTTAAAATCAGCTATAAACATGGCATAGGGTGAGTAAAGACAATTATGTTTGAACGCTTCACAGAAAAAGCGATAAAAGTGATTATGTTAGCCCAAGAAGAAGCTCGTCGCTTGGGTCATAACTTTGTTGGCACTGAGCAAATACTGCTCGGTTTGATAGGAGAAGGCACTGGAGTAGCGGCAAAGGTGCTCAAATCTATGGGAGTCAATCTCAAGGATGCTCGGATTGAAGTAGAAAAAATTATTGGGCGTGGTTCTGGTTTTGTGGCGGTAGAAATTCCATTCACTCCTAGAGCGAAAAGAGTCCTAGAATTATCTTTAGAAGAGGCTCGTCAATTAGGCCATAATTATATCGGTACAGAACATTTGCTTCTCGGTTTAATTCGTGAAGGAGAAGGAGTTGCCGCTAGAGTTTTAGAAAATCTGGGAGTGGACTTAGGCAAGGTTCGCACTCAAGTAATTCGGATGTTAGGTGAGACAGAAACCACTGCAGTAGGTGTGGGTGGTGGTAGTCGCTCTAATAAAACTCCTACTTTAGATGAATTTGGTTCTAATTTGACGGTTTTGGCGGTGGATGGAAAATTAGATCCTGTGGTTGGTCGTCAAAAAGAGATTGAACGGGTTATTCAAATTCTCGGTCGTCGCACCAAAAATAATCCTGTGTTAATTGGTGAACCGGGGGTTGGTAAAACTGCGATCGCAGAAGGTTTAGCTCAACGTATAGCGAATAAAGATGTTCCTGATTTATTGGAAGAAAAAAGAGTTGTCACCCTTGATATTGGCTTATTGGTAGCTGGTACTAAATATCGTGGTGAGTTTGAAGAAAGACTCAAAAAAATTATGGATGAAATTCGTCAAGCAGGAAATGTTATTCTTGTAATTGATGAGGTTCATACTTTAATTGGTGCTGGGGCGGCAGAAGGTGCGATCGATGCGGCAAATATCCTCAAACCTGCTTTAGCTAGAGGTGAATTACAGTGTATCGGTGCGACAACTCTTGATGAATACCGTAAGCACATTGAAAGAGATGCGGCTTTAGCAAGACGTTTTCAGCCCGTCATGGTGGGTGAACCTAGCGTAGAAGAAACCATCGAAATTTTATTCGGGTTACGTGAAAAATATGAGCAACATCACAAGCTCAAAATTGCTGATGAGGCTTTGGCGGCGGCGGCTAAATTGTCTGATCGTTATATCAGCGATCGCTATTTACCTGATAAAGCCATTGACCTTATTGACGAAGCAGGTTCAAGGGTACGCCTTTTAAATTCTCAACTTCCTCCCGAAGCTAAAGAGTTAGACCAAGAATTAAGACAAGTTCTGAAAGAAAAAGATGAAGCGGTGAGATCCCAAGATTTCGATAAAGCAGGAGAATTGCGCGATCGAGAAATGGAAATTAAAGCCGAAATCAGATCTTTAGCAGATCAGAAGAAAAAAAGTGCCGATATTAACGATAATCCCATTGTCGATGAAGAAGAAATAGCTCATATCGTTGCTTCTTGGACTGGTGTACCTGTGCAAAAATTAACCGAATCTGAAGCTGATAAACTCTTACACATGGAAGAAACCCTCCATCAAAGAATTATCGGTCAGGAAGACGCTGTAAAAGCTATTTCTCGTGCTATTCGTCGAGCTAGAGTTGGCTTGAAAAATCCTAACCGTCCGATCGCATCTTTCATCTTTTCTGGCCCCACTGGTGTAGGTAAAACCGAACTTACCAAAGCCCTTGCAACCTATTTCTTCGGCTCGGAAGATGCAATGATTCGCTTAGATATGTCAGAATTCATGGAACGCCATACTGTTTCTAAATTAATTGGCTCTCCTCCCGGATATGTAGGTTACAACGAAGGAGGACAGTTAACAGAAGCCGTTCGTCGTCGCCCTTATACTGTAGTGCTTTTCGATGAAATTGAAAAAGCCCATCCTGATGTATTTAACCTATTGTTGCAAATTTTAGAAGATGGACGCTTAACTGATTCTAAAGGTCGTACCGTTGACTTTAAAAACACTCTCTTAATCATGACCTCTAACATCGGTTCAAAAGTCATTGAAAAAGGTGGCGGTGGTTTAGGATTTGAATTGGAAGAAGACCAAAATGAATCTCAATACAATCGCATTCGTTCTCTAGTTAACGAAGAATTGAAAAACTACTTCCGTCCTGAGTTTCTCAACCGTTTAGATGAAATTATCGTCTTCCGTCAACTCAATAAAGAAGAAGTGAAAGAAATTTCGGAAATCTTGTTAAAAGAAGTCTTTGCCCGTTTAACTGAGCAGGAAATAACTTTGCAAGTAACCGATAAATTCAAAGAACGTTTAATAGAAGAAGGATTCAACCCTGCTTATGGAGCTAGACCTTTACGTCGTGCTATAATGAGACTACTTGAAGATATTTTAGCCGAAGAAATTTTATCTAAACGTCTTCAGGAAGGTGATTCCGCCATTGTGGACATTGGCGAAGATGGAAAAGTCATCATCAATGCCCAAAGAGAAAATCCTTTATTAGCAAAAGCTAACTAAATTTGGGTTTGGATAGAACGCCCATGCACATCTTAACTCCTTTCAGTCGTGAACGGAGTTGGGAAATAAGTTTCAAGTCCTAGGGAAGCGTGTTAATTAAACACTTTTGCCTTTTGCCCTTCCCCCTAAATAAGGGGGATAAATGGGGGTTTCCTTTTTGCCTCTTGCCCCTTGCCCTTCACTTCTAGCTCATCAGAGACTCAAAATTGGATGCGATCGCGGTTATTCCCCGATTCTACGTTTTTTTCAATAAATTCGATAATTTTATCAGCAATGTCAATATTAGTTGCCTTTTCTATTCCTTCTAAACCGGGAGAAGAGTTAACTTCCATCACCACAGGACCGTGATTAGAACGTAGCAAGTCAACCCCCGCAATCCTTAATCCCATTGCCTTAGCTGAACGAATAGCGGTGCTTCTTTCTTCGGGAGTGAGTTTAATTTTCTCTGCCTTGCCTCCTCGATGAAGATTCGATCGAAATTCCCCTTCCGCCCCTTGTCTCTTCATGGCCGCTACCACCTTATTACCCACCACAAAACAACGAATATCTGCTCCTCCTGCTTCTCTGATAAATTCCTGTACCAATATATTCGCATTCAAACCCCTAAAAGCCTGAATTACTGACTTTGCCGCTTGATAAGTCTCGGCTAATACCACTCCAATCCCCTGAGTGCCTTCCAATAGCTTAATCACTAACGGAGCACCGCCCACA is a window from the Cyanobacterium sp. Dongsha4 genome containing:
- a CDS encoding ATP-dependent Clp protease ATP-binding subunit → MFERFTEKAIKVIMLAQEEARRLGHNFVGTEQILLGLIGEGTGVAAKVLKSMGVNLKDARIEVEKIIGRGSGFVAVEIPFTPRAKRVLELSLEEARQLGHNYIGTEHLLLGLIREGEGVAARVLENLGVDLGKVRTQVIRMLGETETTAVGVGGGSRSNKTPTLDEFGSNLTVLAVDGKLDPVVGRQKEIERVIQILGRRTKNNPVLIGEPGVGKTAIAEGLAQRIANKDVPDLLEEKRVVTLDIGLLVAGTKYRGEFEERLKKIMDEIRQAGNVILVIDEVHTLIGAGAAEGAIDAANILKPALARGELQCIGATTLDEYRKHIERDAALARRFQPVMVGEPSVEETIEILFGLREKYEQHHKLKIADEALAAAAKLSDRYISDRYLPDKAIDLIDEAGSRVRLLNSQLPPEAKELDQELRQVLKEKDEAVRSQDFDKAGELRDREMEIKAEIRSLADQKKKSADINDNPIVDEEEIAHIVASWTGVPVQKLTESEADKLLHMEETLHQRIIGQEDAVKAISRAIRRARVGLKNPNRPIASFIFSGPTGVGKTELTKALATYFFGSEDAMIRLDMSEFMERHTVSKLIGSPPGYVGYNEGGQLTEAVRRRPYTVVLFDEIEKAHPDVFNLLLQILEDGRLTDSKGRTVDFKNTLLIMTSNIGSKVIEKGGGGLGFELEEDQNESQYNRIRSLVNEELKNYFRPEFLNRLDEIIVFRQLNKEEVKEISEILLKEVFARLTEQEITLQVTDKFKERLIEEGFNPAYGARPLRRAIMRLLEDILAEEILSKRLQEGDSAIVDIGEDGKVIINAQRENPLLAKAN
- the rimK gene encoding 30S ribosomal protein S6--L-glutamate ligase translates to MKIAILSQDSSLYSTRRLRDAGEKRGHEVKVVNYLRCYMNITSHKPSVVYGGKELENFDAIIPRIGASRTFYGCAVVRQFEVMGVFSANESQAISRSRDKLRCVQILAREGIGLPVTGFAHDTEDIDGLIETVGGAPLVIKLLEGTQGIGVVLAETYQAAKSVIQAFRGLNANILVQEFIREAGGADIRCFVVGNKVVAAMKRQGAEGEFRSNLHRGGKAEKIKLTPEERSTAIRSAKAMGLRIAGVDLLRSNHGPVVMEVNSSPGLEGIEKATNIDIADKIIEFIEKNVESGNNRDRIQF